AACGGAACTGACTTGCGGCCCGACCACTGCCGAACGCGCGGATCGCTGGGCAGGGTGGGAGAGCACGTGGGCACCGTGCGCACTTGGCGGGGCTGCTTCGCTGAACTGGGCCTGCCCGGGCTGGCCGAACGCAAGCTCCAGGCCGGCCTGCCCCTTCACTGCATTGCAAGCCGCCCAGACGCAGACGGGCGTGCTGCATGCCTGGCGGGCACCGCTCGCGGGGGGGGTGCCTCTATGTTTGAACCGCCCCGGGTTTGATGGAGATCATCAAGACCCGGAAGGATGCCGATCATGGCTGCTCCCCGTAAGTACCCCGACGAACTGCGTGAACGCGCGACGCGTCTGGCCATCGAGGCCCGCAAGGACCCGGCCGGCCGGGTCGGAGCGATCAAGCGGATCGCCGACCAGCTGGACGTGCACCCCGAGTCCCTGCGCGGCTGGGTGAAACGGGCCGAGATCGACGAGGGAGTCGTGCCCGGGACTACTAGTTCGGAGGCTGCCCGGATCGCGGAGCTGGAGCGGGAGGTGAAGGAACTGCGGCGGGCGAACGCGATATTGAAGTCCGCCTCGGCTTTCTTCGCCGCGGAGCTGGACCGTCCACTGCGATGAAGGTCGCCTACATCGACCAGTACAAGGAGACGTTCGGCGTCCAGCCGATCTGCGACGTCCTCGCCGAGACGGACGCGCCGATCGCGCCGAGCACCTACTACGCTGCTCACACCCGTCCGCCGTCGGCCCGCAGCCTGCGCGACGAGCAACTCACCCAGGAGATACGCCGGATCCACGCCGACAACTACGGTGTCTACGGAGCCCGCAAGGTCCACGCCGCCCTGGTCCGCGAGGGAGTCGAGGTGGCCCGCTGCACGGTCGAACGCCTCATGCGTCAGGCGGGGCTTCGCGGCATGATCCGGGCCAAGGGCCCGCGCACCACCCGCCCTGCTCCGGAGACCGACCGTCCGGCCGATCTGGTCGAGCGGCAGTTCACCGCAACTACTTCGAACCAGTTGTGGGTTGCCGACATCACCTACATCAGAACGTTCTCCGGCTGGGTCTACGCGGCCTTCGTCATCGACGTCTTCTCCCGCATGGTCGTCGGCTGGCAGGTCGCCACCAGCCTCTACACCGACCTCGCCCTTCACGCGCTGGAGATGGCGATCTGGCGCCGTCGGCACACCGGCGCCGACCTCACCGGCCTCACGCACCACTCCGACCGCGGCGTTCAATACCGTGCCATTCGCTACACCGAACGCCTCGCCGACGAGGCGGCCGTGGCCTCGGTCGGTTCCAAGGGCGACTCGTATGACAACGCCCTCGCCGAGGCGTTCAACAGCCTCTTCAAGGCCGAACTGATCCGCAACAAGGGCCCCTGGACGTCCATCAACGACGTCGAGATCGCCGTCGCCGAGTACATCGACTGGTTCAACCAGAGGCGCCTGCACGGCGAACTCGGTCACGTCACCCCCGCCGAGCACGAAGCCGCCCACTACGCGGCCCAACCCCCAGCATCACTCCAGAAAACCAGCTAATGCCGTGACCGGCAACGTTTGCCCTGTTGTGATGTGACGCGCCGTCCGGGTGCTGTGGTGGACGGAGCGTGGGCGTCATTCTGTCCGGGTGGCAGAACGAGTGCGTGTCCGAGAGATCGATGACGATGACGGGCGGCGGCTGCTGCGGATTATCCGCAGAGGCACCGGGTCGGTGGTGACCTGGCGGCGGGCCCAGATGGTGCTGCTCTCCGCGCAGGGCATGCCGGTGGCGAAGATCGCCGAGGTGTCGTTCACCAGCGACGACCGGGTCCGGGACGTGATCCACAACTTCAACGCCGACGGCTTCGACTCTCTGTATCCGAAGTACGCCGGTGGTCGGCCGAAGACGTTCACGCTGCCGGAGCGCCGTGAGATCAAGAAGATCGCGAAGTCCAAGCCCACCGAGCACGACCTGCCGTTCTCGACCTGGAGCCTGTCCAAGCTGGCGGACTTCCTGGTCGCCGAGGGGGTGGTCGACGACATCAGCCACGAGGGCCTGCGCATCCTGCTCCGCGAGGAGGGAGTCTCCTTTCAACGCCTGAAGACCTGGAAGACCTCCCGTGATCCGGACTACGCGGCCAAGAAAGCGCGCGTCGAGCACCTGTACGCCATCGCCGACGGCGAGGTCATACCCGAGGACGGCGAACCCGAAGTCATCTTCTGCATGGACGAGTTCGGGCCGCTCAACCTGATGCCCCACCCGGGCCGGCAGTGGGCCGAACGCGGCGGCAAGCACAAGAGCCCCGACCGTGAACCACGCCGGCGGCGACGGGCGACCTACAACCGCTACGGCGGAGTGCGGCACCTGTTCGCCGCCCTGGACCTGGCCAAGGACAAGCTCTACGGCCACATCAAGCCGATCAAGAGGCGGACGCAGTTCCTCGAGTTCTGCCGCTACCTGCGCACTCTGTACCCGTCGACGGTGCGGATCGCGATCGTCTGCGACAACTTTTCCCCGCATCTGACCACGAAGAGGTGCCAACGGGTCGGCACCTGGGCCGCGGCTAACAACGTCGAGATCGCCTACACCCCGACGAACTCCTCATGGCTCAACCGGATCGAGGCCCAGTTCACGGCCCTGCGCTACTTCACCCTCGACGGCACCGACCATGCCGCCCACAAGGAACAGGGCAGCATGATCCGCCGCTACATCATCTGGCGAAACCGTCACGCCGACGACCAACGCCTACGCGCCGTCGTCAACAGGGCAAACGTTGCCTGATCCGGCACTAACTCACCCTCCACGAAACCCGGGGCTTGACACAAGGACGTGGGACGTAGTTCTTCCACAGCTCAGCCGGGCATGGCGGAGTCTCCAACACCTTCCCGACCAAGCCCGCCTTTCGCCATTGGACATGCGGAACGATCCAACGATGGCCGCTGTGCTTCCGTGGGCACCACAGAACTTGGAGTAGATCGCACCCTTCGGGAAACGGGACGGTGCCAGGAACGCTGGTGCGGTAGATCTGCACGACAGGCACCATCGGCGACCCCTCGCGCTCGGAGCACAACGGCCAGGCCACCTCGGCCGGCCACAGCAGCGGGCCTCCGACCGAGCTGTCCCGGCACGTCGGCTCACCCACACGTGGGTGAAGCCGCAGGGTCTCTTTCCCAAGGGGCGCCACCTCGGGAAACAGCATTGTCGGGCGGAGTTCGTGCCCGCACCACGATCCGCTCGCCCTCGTCGACCACATCCTCGATGGCCAACGAGGACAACCCCGAAAACACCGTCTTCACGAGCTCGTTGACATCCTTCACGCGAATGCCAACGACCCTCACGACTCTCCGTTACCACCGAAAGTGAGACAGGGCCTTTGATTAGACACTCCCCCGCCCGACCACCGAGTACGATCACGGCGAGTAGCGGCTGCCAGATCGCGGCACGTCCCCGCCCCCTCGCCCCAACCCGCGCCTATTCGCGCGAGTTGTAAGTGGTGATGTGGACGGGACCCCCGGTGTAGGAAATCCCGTCGAGGACCGAGGACGGGATACGGAAGACCCGGCCCGGGGCCGCAGGCCAGGCGAGGGTCCGGCGGGCGACGATACGGCCGTCCTGGCGGACCGTCACCTTGGGGAAGCGGACGAACTCGTCCGTCCAGAGCAGGAGCCGGTCGCGGGCCGGAGCCGGATCGCCGGGGCGGAGGATCTGCGGTGCGATCCAGCGGAACGGGGCGTCGGCGATCAGACGGACCCCCTCGGCCGGCTCATGCCTTCCGTCCAGGTGGTTGATGACCTGCTGGGCGACGTGCCTACCGTCGAGGGCGGCCACGTCGGCGGTGTCAACGGGATGGAGCATGTTGCCGGCGGCGAAGACTCCGGGTCGGCTGGTCCGCAGCGCGGTGTCTGTGAGGGGGCCGAGGGTGTGTTCGTCGAGGGTGATGCCCGCGGAGCGCACGAGTTCGTGGTCGGGGATCCAGTCGCCGCTGAAGACGACGGTGTCGCATTCGACGGTTCGGCGCTTGCCTGTCTCGAGATTCTCGATCTCGACAGCCTCGCAGCGGCCCTTGCCCATGACCTGGGTGACACGGCTGCGGGTGGCAACCGGAACGCGGAGGATGGTGCGGCCGGCAGCGTTGAAGGCGCCGTAGGACTCTACCTTCGGGTACTTGCTGATCATGAGCGCGGGGGTACAGCCGGCTTCGCGGAGGGTCATGGCCGCGGACCAACTGACTAGTTCGCCACCGACGATGACGGCCCGCTTGCCGACGGGCTGATGGTGGAGGTGGACGAGGTTTTGAAGTTGTCCGGTGGTATAGACCCCGTGGGGGCGATCTCCAGGGATGCGGCGTGCGGTGCGGGGCCTTTCGCGGGCGCCGGTCGCCAGGACGATGGCCCGGGCACGAATCTGGTAGCGGCCTTCGGGGCTGGTGACGTCAACGGTGTGCTGATCGGACCAGTCGGTGACCATGGTGCTGGTGCGGATCTCCGCTCCGGACCGTGCGGCCCGGTCGGCCAAGTGGCGGGCGTAGGCGGGGCCGGTCATCACACGGCGTAGGTCTCGCAGGCCGTATCCGGTGTGGTCGCTGTGCCGGGGAATGCCGCCGGCCTGCTTCTCCCGGTCGACGACCAGGACCCGCCCGGCGCCGCGGTCGGCGATTTCGGCGGCTGCGGTGAGCCCTGCGGGGCCGCCTCCGATGATGAGGACATCGGGCTCGATGAGGGGCAGCTGGTGGGTCATCGGTTGTCCTTGTGCTGGCTGCAGCAGCCGTCGTTGGTCTGGTGCCGGGTGCGCAGGGCCGCGACGGCCGCGCCGCAGAAGAAGCCCTGGCAGCGGCCGTTCATGGCCCGGGTGCGTCTGCGCAGCCCTTCCAGACTGCGCGCGGGCACCGGGGCGTGGCAGGCGTCGCGGATCTCACCCTCGGTGACCCGTTCGCAGAAGCAGACGATGGTGCCGTAGGCGGTGTCCGCGGCAATCAGGTCGGCGTCCTGGTAGGGGCGTGTAGTGGCTTCGCCGATGTTCGGCATCCGGGGCGGAGCGGGCAGGTTGCTGCGGCTGCGGAGCCCGGCACCGGCTTCCGACAGGAGCCCGGCGACGTGTTCGGCGATGGCGATGCCCGCTGTCAGTCCGGTGGAGCGAATGCCGCCCACGAGGAGGTACCTCTGCTCGGGGGTGGCTTCGATGAGGTAGTCGTCGCGGTCGATCGCGGCGCGCAGTCCGGCGTAGCTGGCGGTGACCTCCTCGGTGAGCAGGCTCGGCATGAGCCGCGCGCCCTTGCTGAGGAGGAAGTCGTAGCCGTCCTCGGACGTGGAGGTGTCGGTGCGGTCGGTGAGGTCCTCGGCGGTGGGGCCGAGCATGACGTTGCCGTAGATCGTCGGGGAGATGAGCACTCCCTTGCCGCGGGAGGAGGGAACCGGCAGGACGATCTTGTCGGCCTTGGGCCGTGCCAGCTTGTCGAACACGAACAGCTCGCCGCGACGGGGGGTAACCGTGAAGCGGTCATGGCCGAAGAGCCGGTCGATCGTGTCGGCGCCGAGGCCTGCCGCGTTGACGACCCAGCGGGCTCGCACGTCGCCCTGGGCGGTGTGCAAGGTCGTCGCGTCGTCGCGCACGTCGATGCCGGTCACGGCGTGTTCGAGCAAGATCGTCGTCCCGCGTTGCCTGGCGTCGGTGGCCAGGGCGAGGTTGGTGGTCCATGTGCAGATGATGGACTCGTCGGGAACCGTCAGGCCTCCGAGCACGCCTTCGCCCAGATCGGGCAGGACCTGGTACACCTCGTCCGCGTCCACGATGTGGCAGTGCTCGTACCCGTTGGCCTCGGCCTTTTCCTTCAGGCCAGGCAGGGCGTCGAGCTCTTCCTGGTTCCAGGCCACCAGCACGGCGCCGGTGTGCTCGACGGGGATGCCGGTGGCCTTGGCGTAGTCGCTCAGCAGGTGGTAGCCGCGAGCCACGAGCCGGGACTCCAAGGTGCCCGGTTTCGCGTCGAAGCCTGTGTGCAGGATGGCGGTGTTTGCCTTGCTGGTTCCGTCTCCGACGTCGTCGCGGGCTTCGAGCAGCGCCACGGAGACGTCGTAG
This Streptomyces sp. NBC_00376 DNA region includes the following protein-coding sequences:
- a CDS encoding NAD(P)/FAD-dependent oxidoreductase — protein: MTPTPHRPHPEVFDIVVIGGGIVGSAIARELSGYDVSVALLEARDDVGDGTSKANTAILHTGFDAKPGTLESRLVARGYHLLSDYAKATGIPVEHTGAVLVAWNQEELDALPGLKEKAEANGYEHCHIVDADEVYQVLPDLGEGVLGGLTVPDESIICTWTTNLALATDARQRGTTILLEHAVTGIDVRDDATTLHTAQGDVRARWVVNAAGLGADTIDRLFGHDRFTVTPRRGELFVFDKLARPKADKIVLPVPSSRGKGVLISPTIYGNVMLGPTAEDLTDRTDTSTSEDGYDFLLSKGARLMPSLLTEEVTASYAGLRAAIDRDDYLIEATPEQRYLLVGGIRSTGLTAGIAIAEHVAGLLSEAGAGLRSRSNLPAPPRMPNIGEATTRPYQDADLIAADTAYGTIVCFCERVTEGEIRDACHAPVPARSLEGLRRRTRAMNGRCQGFFCGAAVAALRTRHQTNDGCCSQHKDNR
- a CDS encoding IS630 family transposase, with product MAERVRVREIDDDDGRRLLRIIRRGTGSVVTWRRAQMVLLSAQGMPVAKIAEVSFTSDDRVRDVIHNFNADGFDSLYPKYAGGRPKTFTLPERREIKKIAKSKPTEHDLPFSTWSLSKLADFLVAEGVVDDISHEGLRILLREEGVSFQRLKTWKTSRDPDYAAKKARVEHLYAIADGEVIPEDGEPEVIFCMDEFGPLNLMPHPGRQWAERGGKHKSPDREPRRRRRATYNRYGGVRHLFAALDLAKDKLYGHIKPIKRRTQFLEFCRYLRTLYPSTVRIAIVCDNFSPHLTTKRCQRVGTWAAANNVEIAYTPTNSSWLNRIEAQFTALRYFTLDGTDHAAHKEQGSMIRRYIIWRNRHADDQRLRAVVNRANVA
- a CDS encoding IS3 family transposase (programmed frameshift) — protein: MAAPRKYPDELRERATRLAIEARKDPAGRVGAIKRIADQLDVHPESLRGWVKRAEIDEGVVPGTTSSEAARIAELEREVKELRRANAILKSASGFLRRGAGPSTAMKVAYIDQYKETFGVQPICDVLAETDAPIAPSTYYAAHTRPPSARSLRDEQLTQEIRRIHADNYGVYGARKVHAALVREGVEVARCTVERLMRQAGLRGMIRAKGPRTTRPAPETDRPADLVERQFTATTSNQLWVADITYIRTFSGWVYAAFVIDVFSRMVVGWQVATSLYTDLALHALEMAIWRRRHTGADLTGLTHHSDRGVQYRAIRYTERLADEAAVASVGSKGDSYDNALAEAFNSLFKAELIRNKGPWTSINDVEIAVAEYIDWFNQRRLHGELGHVTPAEHEAAHYAAQPPASLQKTS
- a CDS encoding NAD(P)/FAD-dependent oxidoreductase gives rise to the protein MTHQLPLIEPDVLIIGGGPAGLTAAAEIADRGAGRVLVVDREKQAGGIPRHSDHTGYGLRDLRRVMTGPAYARHLADRAARSGAEIRTSTMVTDWSDQHTVDVTSPEGRYQIRARAIVLATGARERPRTARRIPGDRPHGVYTTGQLQNLVHLHHQPVGKRAVIVGGELVSWSAAMTLREAGCTPALMISKYPKVESYGAFNAAGRTILRVPVATRSRVTQVMGKGRCEAVEIENLETGKRRTVECDTVVFSGDWIPDHELVRSAGITLDEHTLGPLTDTALRTSRPGVFAAGNMLHPVDTADVAALDGRHVAQQVINHLDGRHEPAEGVRLIADAPFRWIAPQILRPGDPAPARDRLLLWTDEFVRFPKVTVRQDGRIVARRTLAWPAAPGRVFRIPSSVLDGISYTGGPVHITTYNSRE